The DNA window GCGACTGGCAAGCGATTTTGGCTGCTTTTGGCGACCAGCCCGACCCCGAACTCCGCAAGCCGATCTGGCAACCCGGCGGAGCGCTGTACTACTGGCACCGCAGCTTGCAACCTGCCAAGGACGGCGAAACCCCCAACCTCGCCAAGATGCAGCCGTGGGAAAAGCAGATCTATGACATTTTTGATAAAGGCAGCGTCACCACCGACAAAACCCAGCGCAAGGCCCTGTATGCCCGTTGGCAGAACCTGTTTGCCCAGAACCTGCCGGTCACGCCGATTGCCAAGCCTGACAACATCGGAGTCATCAGCAATAAGTACGGCAATTACATCTACAACCTCGGCGTGATTCCCGGCTACAACCCGGTGCCGCTGGTGTACCAGAAGTAAGACTTACCGCGCACAACGTGTGGCTTGTGGGAAAGGCGCGGCCTTTTTTGCTAAGCCACACGTTTGGTTTTGAAGATTGTTCTCTAATTAATCCCCGCTGAGGTGGCCCCAAACATGCTTGACCCATTTCCGCTGTTCCCACCCCCCACCAGCCACGCGCCGCACGCCGAATGCTGATTTTCGCTCTGCGGCGCATTCTCGGCATGATTCCCACCCTGCTGATTATCAGCGCGGTGTGCTTCACCGTGATCAAGCTCCAGCCCGGCTCGTTTACGGATCAGTACCTCGAAGATCCGCGTTTCACCAAAGCGACGGTGGCCGCCATCACCCGGCAGCTCGGCCTCGACCAACCGGCCATCGTGCAGTACGGACGCTGGCTGTGGGGCGTCATCACGCGGCTGGATTTCGGCTTTTCGTTTGCTTCCAATGCCCCGGTGATTACCCAGATTGGCGAGCGGCTGGGCTGGACGGTCTTTATCGCCCTGCTGACCTTGCTGGTGTCTTGGATCGTCGCTGTGCCGCTGGGCATTTACACCGCCTTCAACCGTCACGGCGTGGCGGCGAGCGTGGCGAACTTTCTGGGCTATGTGGGCCTAGCTGTGCCGGATTTTTTGCTGGCGCTGCTATTGGTGGTGCTGACGCTTAGGCTGGGCAGCCGCAATGTGGGCGGCCTGTTTTCGCCGGAGATGATTGATGCGCCCTGGTCGTGGGCCAGACTCGGCGATTTGCTGGCCCACCTGTGGATTCCGGTGCTGGCGGTGGGGCTGGAGGGCGTGGCGGGCCTGATGCGCCAGATGCGGGCCTCGATGCTGGACGTGCTGTCGCAGGACTATATACGGACGGCCCGTGCCAAGGGAGCTGCTCAGCGCACCGTGATCTGGCGGCACGCGGTCAGGAACGCCATCAACCCGCTGATCAGTCTCGCGGGGTTGAGCCTGCCGACCCTGATTTCCGGCACCATCATCATTTCGATTGTCATGAACTTGCCGACCATCGGGCCGCTCCTCTACGAATCGCTGCTCAACAAGGACCAGTACACCGCGCTGACCCTGCTGATGCTCTCGGCGGTGCTGCTGCTGATCGGCAATTTGCTGGCCGATTTGGTGCTGGCCTGGGTCGATCCACGGGTGAGGTACTCGTGACCACCCTGCCCACTCCTACGGCCGCCGCGCCCTCGCCGTTTGCGCTGGCCCTGCGCCGATTCCGCAAATCCAGGTTGGGTGTGCTGGGCGGCTGGATGCTGGTCGTGCTGTATCTCAGCGCCCTGCTCGGCGGTTTTCTCGCGCCCTACGGCATCACTACTCAGCATCAGGGCTTTGAATATCAGCCGCCCCAGCCGCTGCACTGGGTTCATCAGGGTCAATTCATGCGGCCTTTTGTCTACGGCTCCAAAACGGGACGCGACCCAGTGACGTTTGCCAAAACGAGTGTGCCGGACAGAACGACGCCTGTGCCAGTTGAATTTTTCGTGCGCGGCGAACCGTACAGTTTCTTCGGAATTCCAACGACTTTGCACCTGTTCGGCGTTGATGCTGGCCCCGAAAACAACCGGTTCTATTTCCCGTTCGGCACTGACCAACTGGGCCGCGATCTGTTCTCGCGCACCCTGGTCGGCGGGCAGGTCAGCCTGACGGTGGGCGTGGTGGGCATCCTCATCAGCTTTGCCATCGGCATCGTCATGGGCGGGCTGAGCGGCTACTACGGCGGGCGCACCGACAACCTGATTCAGCGCCTGGTCGAAGTGCTGCTGAGCTTTCCAAGACTGCCGATTTTGCTGGCCCTCTCGACGCTGATTCCGGCCCGCTGGCCCTCCACGTATGTCTACCTCGGCATCGTGGCGGTGCTGGCCCTGATTGGCTGGGCGAGCTTGGCGCGGGTGGTGCGCGGGCAGGTGCTCTCGGCCCGCAACGTCGAATACGTTTCGGCGGCGCAGGCGGTGGGCGCGTCGGATCTGCGGGTCATCCTGCGTCACATCGTGCCGAACCTGTCCAGTTTCCTGGTCATCACCGCCACCCTCAGCTTGCCCGGCTACATCCTCGGCGAAAGCACCCTCAGCTTCCTGGGCCTCGGCATCAAGGAACCGATGACCAGCTGGGGCCTGCTGCTCAAAGATGCGGGCAATTTGCAGACGGTCAACCTGTATCCGTGGCTGCTGCTGCCAGGAAT is part of the Deinococcus detaillensis genome and encodes:
- a CDS encoding ABC transporter permease gives rise to the protein MTTLPTPTAAAPSPFALALRRFRKSRLGVLGGWMLVVLYLSALLGGFLAPYGITTQHQGFEYQPPQPLHWVHQGQFMRPFVYGSKTGRDPVTFAKTSVPDRTTPVPVEFFVRGEPYSFFGIPTTLHLFGVDAGPENNRFYFPFGTDQLGRDLFSRTLVGGQVSLTVGVVGILISFAIGIVMGGLSGYYGGRTDNLIQRLVEVLLSFPRLPILLALSTLIPARWPSTYVYLGIVAVLALIGWASLARVVRGQVLSARNVEYVSAAQAVGASDLRVILRHIVPNLSSFLVITATLSLPGYILGESTLSFLGLGIKEPMTSWGLLLKDAGNLQTVNLYPWLLLPGIFLFVAVLAFNFFGDALRDAADTQSR
- a CDS encoding ABC transporter permease → MLIFALRRILGMIPTLLIISAVCFTVIKLQPGSFTDQYLEDPRFTKATVAAITRQLGLDQPAIVQYGRWLWGVITRLDFGFSFASNAPVITQIGERLGWTVFIALLTLLVSWIVAVPLGIYTAFNRHGVAASVANFLGYVGLAVPDFLLALLLVVLTLRLGSRNVGGLFSPEMIDAPWSWARLGDLLAHLWIPVLAVGLEGVAGLMRQMRASMLDVLSQDYIRTARAKGAAQRTVIWRHAVRNAINPLISLAGLSLPTLISGTIIISIVMNLPTIGPLLYESLLNKDQYTALTLLMLSAVLLLIGNLLADLVLAWVDPRVRYS